The genomic region GGCACTCGAAGGCAATATCAATGAGCCAGGTATCTCGGCGCTGGACACCGGTTGTGTCTGGGGCGGCAGCCTGACCCTGATGAATGTCGACAGCGGCGAACGGCTGTCGTGCAAATGCGACGAACACGGCGGACTCGCGCCAACTGTCGCACCACTTATCCCCCAAACTTCGCCAGTCAGCGCACCGCGTTAGACTGCGCTTTCAGCCGAGCAACAGGAACCCGCCATGAGCGAATTCAAACGAATCCCCCCGGAACAGGCCCAGGCCCTGCGTGAACAAGGTGCCGTCGTCGTCGACGTACGCGACCCGGCGACTTTCGCCGCCCTGCACATCAGCGGCTCGAAGCATCTGGACAATCATTCCCTGCACGCTTTCATTCAAGGCGCTGACCTTGATGCACCGACCGTGGTCGTCTGCTACCACGGCAATTCCAGCCAGGGTGCCGCGGCGTACCTGATCAGCCAAGGCTTCTCTGACGTCTACAGCATGGACGGCGGCTTCGAGCTGTGGCGTACGACTTATCCTGCGGAAACTGCGCAAGGCACCGCCGAATAATTTTTTTGTCACGCGCAGGCCCCGGCTGCCGTGGGCCTGCGCGGGCAGACGAACGGTCTTGCCACAACTAATTACGTATCTCGCCTTTACCTCCCGAATTCCCAACTATCCTTAAGCCCAGGCCATCCAAATCAGGGGAGAGCCGGTACACCGGCGCACGGGTCATCGGGAGTGACTTTCACGATTGTCGATCGTGAAAGTGTTCTGGGGGGTAAACAAACAGCTGCCAAAACGGTTGTTTGCCAGCATCGACTGAGTGATCCGGCGTCGGCTCCACGTATCGAGCGAGGTGACGTCATGAGTATCTTTAGCCACTTCCAACAACGCTTCGAGTCCACACGCCAGGAAGAACTCTCGCTGCAAGAGTACCTGGAGCTGTGCAAGAAAGACCGTAGCGCCTACGTTTCCGCCGCCGAGCGTCTATTGCTGGCCATCGGCGAACCGGAACTGCTCGACACCTCGACCAACTCGAGGCTGTCACGCATCTTCTCCAACAAGGTGATCCGTCGCTATCCGGCCTTTGAAGACTTCCACGGGATGGAAGAATGCATCGACCAGATCGTCTCGTATTTCCGCCATGCCGCCCAAGGCCTGGAAGAGAAGAAACAAATCCTCTATCTGCTCGGCCCCGTCGGCGGCGGTAAATCGTCCTTGGCCGAGAAGCTGAAACAACTGATTGAAAAAGTGCCCTTCTATGCGATCAAGGGCTCGCCGGTATTCGAATCGCCACTGGGTCTGTTCAACGCCACCGAAGATGGCGCGATCCTCGAAGAAGACTTCGGTATCCCACGGCGCTACCTGAACACCATCATGTCGCCATGGGCGACCAAACGCCTGGCCGAATTCGGCGGCGACATCAGCCAGTTCCGCGTGGTCAAACTGTATCCGTCGATCCTCAACCAGATCGCCGTGGCCAAGACCGAACCGGGTGACGAGAACAACCAGGACATCTCGGCGCTGGTCGGTAAGGTCGACATCCGTAAACTCGAGGAATACCCACAGAACGACGCCGACGCCTACAGCTACTCCGGTGCGCTGTGCCGGGCCAACCAGGGCCTGATGGAATTCGTCGAAATGTTCAAGGCACCGATCAAGGTGCTGCACCCATTGCTCACCGCGACTCAGGAAGGCAACTACAACAGTACCGAAGGCCTCGGCGCGATTCCGTTCACCGGGATCCTGCTCGCCCACTCCAACGAATCGGAATGGCACACCTTCCGCAACAACAAGAACAACGAAGCGTTCATCGACCGGATCTACATCGTCAAAGTGCCGTACTGCCTGCGCGTCAGTGACGAAGTGAAGATCTACGACAAACTGCTGTTCAACAGCTCCCTGGCCAAAGCGCATTGCGCGCCGGACACCTTGAAAATGCTGGCGCAGTTCACTGTCCTGTCACGCCTCAAGGAGCCGGAAAACTCCAACATCTACTCGAAAATGCGCGTCTACGACGGCGAAAACCTCAAGGACACCGATCCGAAGGCCAAGTCGATTCAGGAATACCGCGACTCGGCAGGTGTCGATGAAGGCATGAACGGTCTGTCGACCCGCTTCGCCTTCAAGATCCTCTCCAAGGTGTTCAACTTCGACCCGCACGAAATCGCCGCCAACCCGGTGCACCTGCTCTATGTGCTGGAACAGCAAATCGAACAGGAACAGTTCCAGGCGGAAACCCGCGAGCGCTACCTGCGCTACCTCAAGGAATACCTGGCGCCGCGTTATATCGAATTCATCGGCAAGGAGATCCAGACCGCGTACCTCGAGTCTTACAGCGAGTACGGCCAGAACATCTTCGACCGCTACGTGCTGTACGCCGACTTCTGGATTCAGGATCAGGAGTACCGCGACCCGGAAACCGGCGAGATCCTCAACCGCGTCGCGCTGAACGAAGAACTGGAGAAAATCGAGAAACCGGCCGGCATCAGCAATCCGAAGGATTTCCGCAACGAGATCGTCAACTTCGTATTGCGCGCGCGGGCCAACAACAACGGCAAGAACCCGACCTGGCTCAGCTACGAAAAACTGCGGGTGGTCATCGAGAAGAAAATGTTCTCCAACACCGAAGACCTGCTGCCAGTCATCAGCTTCAACGCCAAGGCCAGCAAGGAGGACCAACAGAAGCACAACGACTTCGTCACTCGCATGGTCGAACGTGGCTATACCGACAAACAGGTACGACTGCTGTCCGAATGGTACCTACGGGTCCGGAAGTCGCAGTGAAGCAGCAGCAAGCTTCCAGCTACGAGCTGCAAGAACAAAGCGCGTAACCCACTGATGCCCGGGAACCTGCTTTTACTTGCAGCTTGAGGCTCACAACTTGAAGCTGCCCGGAGGGCTTCCTATGAGTTATGTGATCGACCGACGTCTGAATGGCAAGAACAAGAGCACGGTGAACCGCCAGCGTTTCCTGCGGCGTTATCGTGACCACATCAAAAAGGCTGTCGAAGAGGCGGTCAGCCGGCGTTCCATTACCGATATGGAGCACGGCGAACAGATCAGCATTCCCGGTCGCGACATCGACGAACCGGTGCTTCACCATGGTCGCGGCGGCAAGCAGACCGTGGTTCATCCTGGCAACAAGGAATTCACCGCTGGCGAACACATCGCCCGCCCGCCGGGAGGTGGCGGCGGACGCGGCCCGGGCAAGGCCGGCAATTCCGGCGAGGGTATGGACGAGTTTGTCTTCCAGATCACCCAGGAAGAATTTCTCGAATTCATGTTCGAAGACCTTGAGCTGCCGAACCTGGTCAAGCGCAACCTCAGCGGCACCGACACCTTCAAGACCGTTCGTGCCGGGATCAGTAACGAAGGTAACCCGTCACGCATCAACATCATCCGCACGCTGCGCTCGGCTCATGCGCGACGCATTGCCCTGTCTGGCAGCAGTCGGGCAAAACTGCGCGAAGTCAAAGAAGAACTTGAGCGTCTGAGACGCGAAGAGCCGGACAACTTCGGCGATATTCAGGAACTCGAGGCGGAAATCGAAAAACTCAGCGCGCGCATCCATCGCGTGCCGTTCCTCGACACCTTCGACTTGAAATACAACCTGCTGATCAAACAGCCAAACCCCAGTTCGAAAGCCGTCATGTTCTGCCTGATGGACGTTTCCGGCTCCATGACCCAGGCGACCAAGGACATCGCCAAACGCTTTTTCATCCTCTTGTACCTGTTCCTGAAAAGGAATTACGACAAGATCGACGTCGTGTTCATCCGTCACCACACCAGTGCCCGGGAAGTCGATGAAGAGGAGTTTTTCTACTCGCGGGAAACCGGCGGCACCATCGTTTCCAGCGCCCTGAAACTGATGCAGGAGATCATGGCCGAGCGTTACCCGAGCAACGAGTGGAACATCTACGCGGCGCAGGCTTCCGACGGCGACAACTGGAACGACGACTCGCCAATCTGCCGCGACATCCTGATCAACCAGATCATGCCATTTGTGCAGTACTACACTTATGTGGAGATCACCCCGCGCGAACATCAGGCTTTGTGGTACGAGTACGAACGCATCGCCGAAGCCTTTTCTGACACTTTTGCCCAGCAGCAACTGGTCTCGGCCGGGGATATTTATCCGGTCTTCCGTGAACTCTTCCAGCGCAGGTTAGTGACATGACCGCCAAAGAGCAGAAGCGCCAACCCATTTCCACCGGCTCCGAATGGACGTTCGAGCTGATCCAGACCTACGACCGCGAAATCGCCCGTATCGCGGCTCGCTATGCGCTGGATACCTACCCCAACCAGATCGAAGTGATCACCGCCGAGCAGATGATGGACGCCTATGCCTCGGTCGGCATGCCGCTGGGTTACCACCACTGGTCCTACGGTAAACACTTCCTCAGCACCGAAAAGTCCTACAGCCGTGGACAGATGGGTCTGGCCTACGAAATCGTGATCAACTCCGACCCGTGCATTGCCTATCTGATGGAAGAAAACACCATCTGCATGCAGGCGCTGGTGGTGGCGCATGCATGCTACGGCCACAACAGCTTTTTCAAGGGCAACTACCTGTTCCGCACCTGGACCGATGCCAGCTCGATCATCGATTACCTGGTGTTCGCCAAGCAGTACATCATGCAGTGCGAAGAGCGCCACGGCATTGATGCGGTGGAAGACTTGCTCGACTCCTGCCATGCCCTGATGAACTACGGCGTCGATCGCTACAAGCGTCCGTATCCGATTTCCGCCGAGGAGGAGCGCCGGCGGCAGAAGGATCGCGAAGAGCACCTGCAAAAGCAGATCAACGATCTGTGGCGCACCATTCCCAAAGGCGCGGACAAGTACAGCGACAGGGACAACGCGCGCTTCCCGGCCGAGCCACAGGAAAACATCCTGTACTTCATCGAGAAACACGCGCCGCTGCTCGAACCATGGCAGCGCGAGATCGTGCGGATCGTGCGCAAGATCGCTCAGTATTTCTATCCACAGCGCCAGACCCAGGTAATGAACGAAGGCTGGGCGACATTCTGGCACTACACACTGATGAACGACCTGTACGACGAAGGGCTGGTCACCGACGGGTTCATGATGGAATTCCTC from Pseudomonas tensinigenes harbors:
- the glpE gene encoding thiosulfate sulfurtransferase GlpE, translating into MSEFKRIPPEQAQALREQGAVVVDVRDPATFAALHISGSKHLDNHSLHAFIQGADLDAPTVVVCYHGNSSQGAAAYLISQGFSDVYSMDGGFELWRTTYPAETAQGTAE
- a CDS encoding PrkA family serine protein kinase; its protein translation is MSIFSHFQQRFESTRQEELSLQEYLELCKKDRSAYVSAAERLLLAIGEPELLDTSTNSRLSRIFSNKVIRRYPAFEDFHGMEECIDQIVSYFRHAAQGLEEKKQILYLLGPVGGGKSSLAEKLKQLIEKVPFYAIKGSPVFESPLGLFNATEDGAILEEDFGIPRRYLNTIMSPWATKRLAEFGGDISQFRVVKLYPSILNQIAVAKTEPGDENNQDISALVGKVDIRKLEEYPQNDADAYSYSGALCRANQGLMEFVEMFKAPIKVLHPLLTATQEGNYNSTEGLGAIPFTGILLAHSNESEWHTFRNNKNNEAFIDRIYIVKVPYCLRVSDEVKIYDKLLFNSSLAKAHCAPDTLKMLAQFTVLSRLKEPENSNIYSKMRVYDGENLKDTDPKAKSIQEYRDSAGVDEGMNGLSTRFAFKILSKVFNFDPHEIAANPVHLLYVLEQQIEQEQFQAETRERYLRYLKEYLAPRYIEFIGKEIQTAYLESYSEYGQNIFDRYVLYADFWIQDQEYRDPETGEILNRVALNEELEKIEKPAGISNPKDFRNEIVNFVLRARANNNGKNPTWLSYEKLRVVIEKKMFSNTEDLLPVISFNAKASKEDQQKHNDFVTRMVERGYTDKQVRLLSEWYLRVRKSQ
- a CDS encoding SpoVR family protein → MTAKEQKRQPISTGSEWTFELIQTYDREIARIAARYALDTYPNQIEVITAEQMMDAYASVGMPLGYHHWSYGKHFLSTEKSYSRGQMGLAYEIVINSDPCIAYLMEENTICMQALVVAHACYGHNSFFKGNYLFRTWTDASSIIDYLVFAKQYIMQCEERHGIDAVEDLLDSCHALMNYGVDRYKRPYPISAEEERRRQKDREEHLQKQINDLWRTIPKGADKYSDRDNARFPAEPQENILYFIEKHAPLLEPWQREIVRIVRKIAQYFYPQRQTQVMNEGWATFWHYTLMNDLYDEGLVTDGFMMEFLTSHTSVVFQPGFDSPYYNGINPYALGFAMYRDIRRMCEEPTEEDRHWFPEIAGTDWLSTIKFAMSSFKDESFILQYLSPKVIRDLKLFSIMDDDQKEDLLVPAIHDEPGYRIIRETLAAQYNLGNREPNVQIYSIDRRGDRSLTLRHQQHDRKPLGDSTEEVLKHLHRLWGFDIHLETLQGDQIMKTHHVPPRSEHSEGDYGRLDLAVIHL
- a CDS encoding YeaH/YhbH family protein; translated protein: MSYVIDRRLNGKNKSTVNRQRFLRRYRDHIKKAVEEAVSRRSITDMEHGEQISIPGRDIDEPVLHHGRGGKQTVVHPGNKEFTAGEHIARPPGGGGGRGPGKAGNSGEGMDEFVFQITQEEFLEFMFEDLELPNLVKRNLSGTDTFKTVRAGISNEGNPSRINIIRTLRSAHARRIALSGSSRAKLREVKEELERLRREEPDNFGDIQELEAEIEKLSARIHRVPFLDTFDLKYNLLIKQPNPSSKAVMFCLMDVSGSMTQATKDIAKRFFILLYLFLKRNYDKIDVVFIRHHTSAREVDEEEFFYSRETGGTIVSSALKLMQEIMAERYPSNEWNIYAAQASDGDNWNDDSPICRDILINQIMPFVQYYTYVEITPREHQALWYEYERIAEAFSDTFAQQQLVSAGDIYPVFRELFQRRLVT